A region of Vigna radiata var. radiata cultivar VC1973A chromosome 6, Vradiata_ver6, whole genome shotgun sequence DNA encodes the following proteins:
- the LOC106763427 gene encoding uncharacterized protein LOC106763427 produces MNVESNFSRVAPSVFDGESYDLWAVKMETYLEALDLWEAVEEEYEVLPLPENPTMAQIKIHKERKTTKAKAKSCLFAGVSQTIFTRIMTLRSAKIIWDYLKEEYAGDERIRSMQVLNLMREFELERMKESEKIKEYSDKLLGIANKIRLLGSNFPDSRIVEKILVTVPEKYEASIASLENTRDLSKITFAEVLHAFQAQEQ; encoded by the coding sequence atgaatGTTGAATCAAATTTCTCACGAGTTGCACCTTCAGTCTTTGATGGAGAAAGCTACGATCTTTGGGCTGTCAAAATGGAAACTTATCTGGAGGCTCTAGATCTTTGGGAAGCTGTAGAAGAAGAGTATGAAGTTCTTCCGCTGCCGGAAAATCCTACCATGGCCCAGATCAAAATTCACAAGGAGAGAAAAACTAcaaaagcaaaggcaaaatCATGTCTATTTGCTGGTGTTTCTCAAACCATCTTCACAAGAATTATGACTCTTAGATCAGCAAAAATAATTTGGGATTATTTAAAGGAAGAGTACGCTGGGGATGAAAGAATAAGAAGCATGCAGGTACTTAATTTAATGAGGGAATTTGAATTGGAAAGGATGAAAGAGTCTGAAAAAATCAAAGAATACTCAGACAAATTGTTGGGTATTGCCAACAAGATAAGGTTGCTGGGCAGCAATTTTCCTGATTCTAGAATTGTTGAGAAAATTCTGGTAACCGTGCCAGAAAAGTATGAAGCATCTATTGCTTCCTTGGAGAACACAAGAGATTTGTCTAAAATCACATTTGCAGAAGTGCTACATGCATTCCAAGCCCAAGAGCAATGA